One genomic region from Streptomyces sp. NBC_00457 encodes:
- a CDS encoding class I adenylate-forming enzyme family protein, with product MNDTAHALGSSRTLWELVTRRAELTPDRPVLLQDDRTLTFGELHDRAERVAAGLHGRGIRPGTVVAWQLPTRIETALLSFALARLGAVQSPVIPFYRDREVGFALRESKAEHFAVPGAWRGFDHAAMARRLGAKGIFEAYDDLPDGDPSALPASPADGTDVRWIYWTSGTTSDPKGVLHTDRSLIAGGACLAHALRPTSTDVGSIAFPYAHIGGPDYMVMLLLYGFPAMLFEQFALPDALEGYRKHGVTMAGGSTAFYSMFLAEQRKRPEEKLIPSLRLLAGGGAPKPPEVYHAVVREMGVQLTHGYGMTEVPMITMGAPDDTVENLATTEGRPPEGMEIRIVDGEVRLRGEAVCRGYLDAAQTAEAFDGEGFLRTGDLGRLTDSGHLVLTGRLKDVIIRKGENISAKEIEDLLHRHPDVGDVAVIGLPDAERGERVCAVVEQPPGAGELTLEAVSSYLRAEGLSVHKLPERLEVVDALPRNETLRKVLKYKLRERYSDG from the coding sequence GTGAACGACACCGCACACGCCCTGGGTTCCTCGCGCACGCTCTGGGAACTGGTCACACGCCGTGCCGAACTGACCCCCGACCGCCCCGTCCTCCTCCAGGACGACCGCACGCTCACCTTCGGTGAGCTGCATGACCGCGCCGAGCGGGTGGCGGCCGGCCTCCACGGCAGGGGCATACGCCCCGGTACGGTCGTCGCCTGGCAGCTGCCCACCCGCATCGAGACCGCCCTGCTGTCCTTCGCGCTGGCCCGCCTGGGCGCCGTGCAGTCGCCGGTCATCCCGTTCTACCGGGACCGCGAAGTCGGCTTCGCCCTGCGGGAGTCCAAGGCCGAGCACTTCGCCGTGCCCGGCGCGTGGCGCGGCTTCGACCACGCGGCGATGGCACGACGGCTCGGCGCGAAGGGGATCTTCGAGGCGTACGACGATCTGCCCGACGGCGATCCCTCCGCACTGCCCGCGTCGCCCGCCGACGGCACGGATGTCCGCTGGATCTACTGGACCTCGGGAACCACCTCCGACCCCAAGGGCGTTCTCCACACGGACCGCTCGCTCATCGCGGGCGGCGCCTGCCTCGCTCACGCGCTGCGGCCCACCTCCACCGACGTCGGCTCGATCGCCTTCCCGTACGCCCATATCGGCGGCCCGGACTACATGGTGATGCTGTTGCTGTACGGCTTCCCGGCGATGCTGTTCGAGCAGTTCGCGCTGCCGGACGCGCTGGAGGGGTATCGCAAGCACGGGGTGACGATGGCGGGCGGGTCGACGGCGTTCTACTCGATGTTCCTCGCCGAGCAGCGCAAACGGCCCGAGGAGAAGCTCATTCCGAGCCTGCGGCTGCTCGCGGGCGGCGGGGCGCCGAAGCCGCCGGAGGTGTATCACGCCGTCGTACGCGAGATGGGCGTGCAGCTCACCCATGGGTACGGCATGACCGAGGTGCCGATGATCACGATGGGGGCGCCGGACGACACGGTGGAGAACCTGGCGACGACCGAGGGGCGGCCGCCGGAGGGCATGGAGATCCGGATCGTGGACGGGGAGGTGCGGCTGCGCGGGGAGGCGGTGTGCCGGGGGTATCTGGATGCGGCGCAGACGGCGGAGGCGTTCGACGGGGAGGGGTTCCTGAGGACCGGTGACCTCGGGCGACTCACCGACAGCGGGCATCTGGTGCTGACGGGACGGCTGAAGGACGTGATCATCCGCAAGGGCGAGAACATCTCCGCCAAGGAGATCGAGGATCTGCTGCACCGGCACCCGGACGTCGGGGACGTGGCCGTGATCGGGCTGCCGGACGCCGAGCGCGGGGAGCGGGTGTGCGCGGTGGTGGAACAGCCGCCGGGGGCCGGGGAGTTGACCCTGGAGGCGGTGTCGTCTTATCTGCGCGCGGAAGGGCTGTCGGTGCACAAGCTGCCGGAGCGGCTCGAGGTGGTGGACGCCCTTCCGCGCAACGAGACCTTGCGGAAGGTGCTCAAGTACAAGCTGCGCGAGCGCTATTCAGACGGGTGA
- a CDS encoding acyl-CoA dehydrogenase yields the protein MDLTYTPEEDEFRARLREWLGKVLPTLPPKPSPDDWPARRAYDLGWQRMLYDAGYAHVHWDASPTVRLIFLEETEKAGAPYVGAGFVGLLHAGPTIAAEGSEEQRARWLPPILRGEEVWCQGFSEPDAGSDLAALRTRARRDGDDYVVSGSKIWTSHAEVADWCELLVRTNPAAPKHRGITWLAMPMDAPGITVRPLRTLAGSAEFAEVFLDEVRIPVANRVGDEDDGWRVTMVTLSFERGTAFVGEVVACRRVLRELAGEARKNGRWDDPVLRRRLGRLNAQFRALWRLTQWNVSEAESGVPGVGSSVFKLRYSQARQELYDTAADVLGADCLDLDRPWMLDRLSSLSYTIAAGTSQIQQNIVAERILGLPKGR from the coding sequence ATGGACCTCACGTACACGCCCGAAGAGGACGAGTTCCGGGCGCGCTTGCGGGAGTGGCTGGGGAAGGTCCTTCCGACCCTGCCGCCGAAGCCGTCCCCGGACGACTGGCCCGCGCGCAGGGCGTACGACCTCGGCTGGCAGCGGATGCTGTACGACGCCGGGTACGCGCACGTGCACTGGGACGCCTCCCCGACCGTACGGCTGATCTTCCTGGAGGAGACCGAGAAGGCGGGCGCCCCCTATGTGGGGGCGGGCTTCGTCGGGCTGCTGCACGCGGGGCCCACGATCGCCGCCGAGGGGAGCGAGGAACAGCGGGCGCGCTGGCTGCCGCCGATCCTTCGGGGCGAGGAGGTCTGGTGCCAGGGCTTCAGCGAACCGGACGCCGGATCGGACCTCGCGGCGCTGCGCACGCGCGCGCGTAGGGACGGCGACGACTATGTAGTGAGTGGGTCCAAAATCTGGACCTCCCATGCCGAAGTGGCCGACTGGTGCGAGCTGTTGGTCCGCACGAACCCCGCCGCGCCCAAGCACCGCGGCATCACCTGGCTCGCCATGCCCATGGACGCCCCGGGCATCACCGTACGTCCGCTGCGCACGCTCGCCGGGTCCGCCGAGTTCGCCGAGGTGTTCCTCGACGAGGTCCGCATCCCGGTCGCCAACCGCGTCGGCGATGAGGACGACGGCTGGCGCGTGACGATGGTGACCCTCTCCTTCGAGCGCGGCACGGCCTTCGTCGGCGAGGTCGTCGCCTGCCGCCGCGTCCTGCGCGAACTCGCCGGTGAGGCACGGAAGAACGGCCGCTGGGACGATCCCGTGCTGCGGCGCAGGCTGGGTCGGCTGAACGCACAGTTCCGGGCGCTGTGGCGACTGACCCAGTGGAATGTGAGCGAGGCGGAGAGCGGGGTCCCCGGGGTGGGGAGTTCGGTTTTCAAACTGAGATATTCGCAGGCACGGCAGGAGCTGTACGACACCGCGGCCGACGTCCTGGGCGCGGACTGTCTCGACCTCGACCGGCCGTGGATGCTGGACCGCCTGTCCTCCCTCTCCTACACCATCGCCGCCGGCACCTCGCAGATCCAGCAGAACATCGTGGCCGAGCGCATCCTCGGGCTGCCGAAGGGACGGTGA
- a CDS encoding acyl-CoA dehydrogenase family protein — MKFQLTEDQRALRDGVRQLLTRRFDAEALRAAVDAPGLDRGLWRALGEAGFFALRLPEADGGVGLGLPEAVLAFEEAGRALLPGPLIATHLAAGEVAGAAEGETVVAAVDGSGLVEWLAEADVVRGDAAGAVPLRSVDPLTPLHRVGGGAAVEPVAVLLTAAEQLGTAGRVCELAVQHARTREQFGQPIGAFQAVKHLCAGMLVRTEVARAAVYAAAVTADRTDIAAARLLADEAAVLGARDCLQVHGGMGFTWESEVHLHLKRAWVRARRGGASTESEELLAADLVA; from the coding sequence ATGAAATTCCAACTCACCGAGGATCAGCGGGCGTTGCGTGACGGCGTACGACAGCTGCTGACGCGGCGCTTCGACGCCGAGGCCCTGCGGGCGGCCGTGGACGCACCCGGACTGGACCGTGGGCTGTGGCGGGCGCTCGGCGAGGCGGGGTTCTTCGCGCTGCGGCTGCCGGAGGCGGACGGCGGGGTCGGACTCGGGCTGCCCGAGGCGGTGTTGGCCTTCGAGGAGGCGGGCCGGGCGCTGCTGCCGGGGCCGCTGATCGCCACGCATCTGGCGGCGGGCGAGGTGGCGGGCGCGGCGGAGGGCGAGACCGTGGTCGCGGCCGTGGACGGCAGCGGGCTCGTGGAGTGGCTGGCCGAGGCGGACGTCGTACGAGGGGACGCCGCCGGGGCCGTACCGCTGAGGTCGGTGGATCCGCTGACTCCGCTGCACCGGGTGGGGGGCGGGGCGGCCGTGGAGCCCGTCGCCGTACTCCTGACCGCCGCCGAACAGTTGGGCACGGCCGGGCGGGTGTGCGAGCTGGCGGTGCAACACGCCCGGACCCGTGAGCAGTTCGGGCAGCCGATCGGGGCCTTCCAGGCGGTCAAGCATCTGTGCGCCGGAATGCTGGTGCGGACGGAGGTGGCCCGCGCGGCGGTATATGCCGCCGCCGTCACCGCCGACCGGACGGACATCGCGGCGGCCCGGCTGCTCGCCGACGAGGCCGCGGTGCTCGGCGCCCGTGACTGCCTTCAGGTGCATGGCGGAATGGGCTTCACCTGGGAGTCCGAGGTGCATCTCCATCTGAAGCGCGCCTGGGTGCGTGCTCGGCGTGGTGGTGCGAGCACGGAGAGTGAGGAATTGCTCGCGGCGGATCTGGTGGCCTGA
- a CDS encoding ATP-binding protein gives MQLEIRPDPAEVGRARRWARSRLAGSGIEADESLAETLILLVSELVTNAVVHTGCPAVLRLSLPAEAAESAAPVRLEVADASDRAPVPRCVDGEQTGGRGLALIDGLADRWGWSPEGAGKRIWCELDRCTEPPQAATAFGGGAAAYEGYEGLAYEAV, from the coding sequence GTGCAGCTGGAGATCCGGCCCGACCCCGCAGAAGTGGGGCGTGCCCGGCGGTGGGCCCGTTCGCGGCTCGCCGGGTCCGGGATAGAGGCCGATGAGTCGCTTGCCGAGACGCTGATCCTGCTCGTCTCCGAACTTGTCACCAACGCCGTCGTGCACACCGGTTGCCCGGCCGTGCTCCGGCTGTCGCTGCCCGCAGAGGCGGCGGAGTCGGCTGCTCCGGTCCGGCTGGAGGTGGCCGACGCCAGCGACCGGGCCCCCGTCCCCCGGTGCGTGGACGGCGAGCAGACGGGCGGCCGTGGCCTCGCCCTCATCGACGGCCTGGCCGACCGCTGGGGCTGGAGCCCCGAGGGCGCCGGCAAGCGCATCTGGTGCGAACTGGACCGCTGTACGGAGCCGCCTCAGGCGGCGACGGCGTTCGGCGGCGGGGCCGCGGCCTATGAAGGGTATGAGGGGCTGGCGTACGAAGCCGTATAG
- a CDS encoding cyclase family protein produces the protein MSLPAEFHDIAKRVNNWGRWGSDDEIGTLNLVTDEVVREAAACVHSGQRIPLALPLRQDGVQTGMIPGRVNPLHAMVQINQEIFGPGTVACSDDAVTMGLQAGTHWDALTHVSHSGRLYNGRPADTVTPHGGAEFSGIDKARHIVSRGVLLDVAKAHGVDRLDGGHAVTPQDLDAAEELAGTRVRAGDIVLVRTGQVQVYLAGDKHAYAYPSPGLSIRTPEWFHARDVAAVANDTLTFEIFPPEIENLWLPVHALDLVEMGMLQGQNWNLEELSTACGQVGRYDFLLSAMPEPFVGATGTPVAPVAVL, from the coding sequence ATGTCACTACCGGCCGAGTTCCACGACATCGCCAAGCGGGTCAACAACTGGGGCCGCTGGGGGTCCGACGACGAGATCGGGACCCTGAACCTCGTCACCGACGAGGTCGTACGGGAGGCAGCCGCCTGCGTCCACAGCGGACAACGGATTCCGCTCGCGCTCCCCCTGAGGCAGGACGGCGTCCAGACCGGGATGATCCCGGGGCGCGTCAATCCGCTGCACGCCATGGTGCAGATCAACCAGGAGATCTTCGGCCCGGGAACGGTCGCGTGCAGCGACGACGCGGTGACCATGGGGTTGCAGGCCGGCACCCACTGGGACGCGCTCACGCATGTCTCGCACTCGGGCCGGCTCTACAACGGCCGCCCGGCCGACACCGTCACCCCGCACGGCGGCGCCGAGTTCAGCGGCATCGACAAGGCGCGGCACATCGTCTCGCGCGGAGTGCTGCTCGATGTGGCGAAGGCGCACGGCGTGGACCGCCTCGACGGAGGGCATGCCGTGACCCCTCAGGACCTGGACGCCGCCGAGGAACTCGCGGGCACGCGCGTGCGTGCCGGTGACATCGTGCTCGTACGGACCGGGCAGGTGCAGGTGTATCTCGCCGGGGACAAGCATGCGTACGCCTATCCGTCACCCGGGCTGTCGATCCGCACCCCGGAGTGGTTCCACGCGCGCGATGTCGCCGCCGTCGCGAACGACACCCTCACATTTGAGATATTTCCGCCGGAAATAGAGAATTTGTGGCTGCCCGTGCATGCGCTCGACCTGGTGGAGATGGGGATGCTGCAGGGCCAGAACTGGAATCTCGAAGAGTTGTCCACAGCCTGTGGACAAGTGGGCCGCTATGACTTCCTGCTGTCGGCGATGCCCGAGCCGTTCGTCGGCGCCACGGGAACTCCGGTGGCCCCGGTGGCCGTTCTCTAG
- a CDS encoding SDR family oxidoreductase — MGNFLAGKVVAVTGAGRGIGRAVALAAAAEGAKVVVNDYGVAIDGASPTSEVAEAVVKEIEAAGGDAVAVADDVATMAGGQRVVDTALESYGRLDGVVCVAGILRERMLFNMTEEEWDPVVATHLKGTFTVFRAASAVMRKQRAGTLIGFTSGNHQGSVSQANYSAAKGGIISLVRSAALGLHKYGVSANAVAPVARTRMSANVPMELAEIGEPEDVAALVVYLLSDRAQGVTGQVYTIAGPKIAVWAQPRELRSAYAEGSWTPERIAEFLPGSVGVDPMPMLSEVAGMERAAVSGVRPNAQ; from the coding sequence ATGGGGAACTTCTTGGCAGGCAAGGTCGTCGCCGTGACCGGCGCCGGACGGGGCATCGGGCGGGCGGTCGCGCTCGCGGCGGCCGCCGAGGGAGCGAAGGTCGTGGTCAACGACTACGGCGTGGCGATCGACGGTGCTTCCCCGACCAGCGAGGTCGCCGAAGCCGTCGTCAAGGAGATCGAGGCGGCGGGCGGTGATGCGGTCGCCGTGGCCGACGACGTCGCCACGATGGCGGGCGGGCAGCGCGTGGTCGACACGGCGCTGGAATCGTACGGCCGGCTCGACGGTGTGGTCTGCGTGGCCGGGATTCTGCGTGAGCGGATGCTGTTCAACATGACCGAGGAGGAGTGGGACCCGGTCGTGGCCACGCATCTCAAGGGCACGTTCACGGTGTTCCGGGCGGCGTCCGCGGTGATGCGGAAGCAGCGGGCCGGGACGCTGATCGGCTTCACCAGCGGCAACCATCAGGGGTCCGTGTCGCAGGCCAACTACAGCGCCGCGAAGGGCGGGATCATCTCGCTGGTGCGGAGCGCCGCGCTGGGGTTGCACAAGTACGGAGTGAGCGCCAATGCGGTGGCGCCGGTCGCTCGTACGCGGATGTCGGCGAACGTGCCGATGGAGCTGGCGGAGATCGGGGAGCCGGAGGATGTGGCGGCGCTGGTGGTCTACCTGCTGTCGGATCGGGCTCAGGGAGTGACCGGGCAGGTGTACACGATCGCCGGGCCGAAGATCGCGGTGTGGGCGCAGCCGAGGGAACTGCGTTCGGCTTATGCGGAGGGTTCTTGGACGCCGGAGCGGATTGCGGAGTTTTTGCCGGGGTCGGTGGGGGTGGATCCGATGCCGATGCTCTCCGAGGTGGCGGGGATGGAGAGGGCGGCGGTTTCTGGGGTGCGGCCTAACGCCCAGTAG
- a CDS encoding acyl-CoA dehydrogenase family protein, with the protein MDFGFAAEDEAFRVEARAWLDGHAGRVRDRRSWERVLGEAGWIGLSWGETGYGNRSATLTQQVAWAEEYARSGAPPRSGHIGENLLAPTLIAHGTDEQKGRFLPAVAAGEELWCQGYSEPGAGSDLAGIRTVATRESQGTYRITGQKIWTSLAHEADWCFVLARTDVDSRRHRGLSFLLVPMDQPDHIDVRPIRQMTGTSDFNEVFFDGAHARVEHVVGGEGNGWRVAMSLLGFERGVSTLAQQIGFARELERIVGTAVETGAVGDPVVRDRLVRQWAELRVMRWNALRTLGSSGDAGAPSVAKLLWAGWHQRLGELAMQVRGARAGVGPADWSASAPYELDEAQHLFLFSRADTIYGGSDQVQRTIIAERVLGLPREPKGVV; encoded by the coding sequence ATGGACTTCGGGTTTGCGGCTGAGGATGAAGCGTTTCGGGTGGAGGCGCGGGCGTGGCTCGATGGGCATGCCGGGAGGGTGCGGGATCGGCGTAGTTGGGAGCGGGTCCTCGGGGAGGCTGGGTGGATTGGGCTTTCGTGGGGGGAAACCGGGTATGGCAATCGGTCGGCCACGCTTACTCAGCAGGTTGCCTGGGCGGAGGAGTATGCGCGTTCTGGGGCGCCACCGCGGTCGGGGCATATCGGGGAGAATTTGCTTGCCCCGACTCTGATTGCTCATGGCACCGATGAGCAGAAGGGGCGCTTTCTGCCGGCGGTTGCCGCGGGGGAGGAGCTGTGGTGTCAGGGGTACAGCGAGCCTGGCGCGGGGTCGGATCTGGCGGGGATACGGACCGTGGCGACGCGGGAGTCGCAGGGGACGTATCGCATTACCGGGCAGAAGATCTGGACGTCGCTCGCGCATGAGGCGGACTGGTGTTTTGTGTTGGCGCGGACGGATGTGGATTCCCGTCGTCATCGGGGGCTGAGTTTTCTGCTGGTGCCGATGGATCAGCCGGATCACATCGATGTGCGGCCGATTCGGCAGATGACCGGCACCAGTGACTTCAATGAGGTCTTCTTCGACGGGGCGCACGCGCGCGTGGAGCATGTCGTCGGGGGTGAGGGCAATGGCTGGCGGGTGGCGATGAGCCTGCTCGGCTTCGAGCGCGGTGTTTCCACCCTTGCCCAGCAGATCGGCTTCGCGCGGGAGTTGGAGCGGATCGTGGGGACGGCCGTGGAGACGGGGGCGGTCGGTGATCCGGTCGTACGGGATCGGCTGGTGCGGCAGTGGGCGGAGCTGCGGGTGATGCGGTGGAACGCCCTGCGGACGCTGGGGAGTTCGGGTGATGCGGGGGCGCCCAGTGTGGCCAAGCTGCTGTGGGCCGGTTGGCATCAGCGGCTCGGGGAGCTGGCCATGCAGGTGCGGGGGGCGCGGGCGGGCGTGGGACCCGCGGACTGGTCGGCCTCGGCGCCGTACGAACTCGACGAGGCGCAGCATCTGTTCCTGTTCTCGCGGGCCGACACCATCTACGGCGGCTCGGACCAGGTTCAGCGCACGATCATCGCCGAGCGGGTGCTCGGGCTGCCGAGGGAACCCAAGGGGGTTGTGTGA
- a CDS encoding Zn-dependent alcohol dehydrogenase, whose translation MRGVVFDGKRVEVANDLEVRDPGPGEVLVSISAAGLCHSDLSVVDGTIPFPVPVVLGHEGAGVVEAVGAGVTHVAAGDHVALSTLANCGTCAECDRGRPTMCRQAIGRPGQPFVRGGRPVFQFASNSAFAERTVVKAVQVVRIPKDIPLPSAALIGCGVLTGVGAVLNRAKVDRGDSVLVIGTGGIGLNVLQGARIAGALRIVAVDANPAKEAVARQFGATDFLTSTDGVRELLPTGADHAFECVGRVELIRAAVDLLDRHGQAILLGVPPAGAEASFVVSSMYLDKSILGCRYGSSRPQRDIALYAELYRNGRLLLDELVTQTYPVEEFERAAADAEAGKVARGVLTF comes from the coding sequence ATGCGCGGCGTGGTGTTCGACGGGAAGCGGGTCGAGGTCGCGAACGACCTGGAGGTGCGGGATCCGGGGCCGGGTGAGGTGCTGGTGTCGATCTCGGCGGCGGGGCTGTGCCACAGCGATCTGTCCGTGGTGGACGGCACCATTCCGTTCCCTGTTCCCGTAGTGCTGGGGCATGAGGGGGCCGGGGTGGTGGAGGCCGTGGGGGCGGGGGTCACGCATGTGGCGGCCGGTGACCATGTCGCCCTGTCCACGCTGGCCAACTGCGGTACCTGCGCGGAGTGCGACCGGGGGCGGCCGACGATGTGCCGGCAGGCGATCGGGCGGCCCGGGCAGCCGTTCGTCCGCGGGGGGCGGCCCGTCTTCCAGTTCGCGTCCAACTCCGCGTTCGCCGAGCGGACCGTGGTCAAGGCCGTGCAGGTCGTGCGGATCCCGAAGGACATTCCCCTGCCCTCCGCCGCGCTCATCGGGTGCGGGGTGCTGACGGGCGTCGGCGCCGTACTCAACCGGGCGAAGGTGGACCGCGGGGACAGCGTGCTCGTCATCGGTACGGGAGGCATCGGGCTCAACGTCCTTCAGGGGGCGCGGATCGCGGGTGCGCTGCGGATCGTCGCCGTCGATGCCAATCCGGCGAAGGAGGCGGTGGCGCGGCAGTTCGGGGCTACCGACTTTCTGACCTCGACGGACGGCGTGCGGGAGCTGCTGCCGACAGGGGCGGACCATGCCTTCGAGTGCGTGGGGCGCGTCGAGTTGATCCGTGCGGCCGTCGATCTGCTCGACCGGCATGGGCAGGCGATCCTGCTGGGGGTGCCGCCGGCCGGCGCCGAGGCCTCCTTCGTCGTGTCCTCGATGTATCTGGACAAGTCGATCCTGGGGTGCCGGTACGGGTCGTCGCGCCCGCAGCGGGACATCGCGCTGTACGCCGAGCTGTACCGCAACGGGCGGCTGCTGCTGGACGAGTTGGTGACGCAGACGTATCCGGTCGAGGAGTTCGAGCGGGCGGCGGCGGATGCGGAGGCGGGGAAGGTGGCTCGCGGGGTGCTCACGTTCTGA
- a CDS encoding MFS transporter — MTYRDVASKQVLIWACTAVGSRMPVAMAPLALVFLVRERPGGYTLGAALAAAYVIGEIIGAPVLGMRLDPARGRRHLAVGLAGGAVGFAGLGVLAGAHPVVLGAFAFLAGAAPAAVAGGQRALLTSLVPERAVTQALSAESMLMSGVWAVSPVAVAGLALGVAPRIPLLLGAALMASSTAGHWLLPAGWAKGDQDGEAGRGMLRVLIRAWPVYVTGAASLTLLGLAELTLPALLEQRGIGVGWSGPMLAGLAVGAGIGAFVYGVRSWPGRLRMRSVVLMCGMSAFVSLAALIPGAAGIAIALALAGTLQSGALITRNLSLREALPPGALAAGYSVMYAAAGAGYAATGSLAGGLLQVVAPSTAMLAGVVLTLLLTALGWWGEARRDGSRAAGDLDVGVVPGAEGAPIAGGCDAERRL, encoded by the coding sequence ATGACCTACCGCGATGTCGCCTCCAAGCAGGTCCTGATCTGGGCCTGCACCGCCGTCGGCTCCCGTATGCCGGTCGCCATGGCGCCGTTGGCGCTGGTGTTCCTGGTGCGGGAGCGGCCCGGCGGCTACACGCTGGGCGCGGCGCTCGCGGCGGCCTATGTGATCGGCGAGATCATCGGGGCGCCGGTCCTCGGGATGCGGCTGGATCCGGCGCGCGGCCGGCGGCATCTGGCCGTGGGACTCGCGGGCGGGGCGGTGGGGTTCGCGGGGCTCGGGGTGCTGGCCGGTGCGCATCCTGTCGTGCTGGGGGCGTTCGCGTTTCTGGCCGGTGCCGCTCCGGCGGCCGTCGCGGGCGGTCAGCGTGCGCTGTTGACCTCGCTGGTTCCGGAACGTGCCGTGACGCAGGCGCTGTCGGCCGAGTCGATGCTGATGTCCGGTGTGTGGGCCGTCTCCCCGGTCGCGGTGGCCGGCCTCGCCCTCGGGGTGGCGCCTCGGATACCGCTGCTCCTCGGGGCCGCCCTGATGGCGTCGTCGACAGCGGGCCACTGGCTGCTTCCGGCGGGCTGGGCCAAGGGGGATCAGGACGGGGAGGCGGGCCGGGGGATGCTCCGCGTGCTGATACGCGCCTGGCCGGTGTACGTCACGGGCGCGGCCAGCCTCACCCTGCTCGGCCTGGCCGAACTCACCCTGCCCGCCCTGCTGGAGCAGCGCGGCATCGGCGTGGGCTGGTCCGGCCCGATGCTGGCGGGACTCGCGGTGGGGGCGGGGATCGGGGCGTTCGTGTACGGCGTGCGGTCGTGGCCGGGGCGGCTTCGTATGCGCAGTGTGGTGCTGATGTGTGGCATGTCGGCCTTCGTGAGCCTCGCCGCGCTGATACCGGGCGCGGCCGGGATCGCGATCGCCCTCGCCCTGGCGGGCACGCTCCAGTCGGGTGCGCTCATCACCCGCAACCTGTCCCTGCGCGAGGCCCTGCCGCCGGGCGCGCTGGCGGCCGGCTACTCGGTGATGTACGCCGCCGCGGGCGCGGGCTATGCGGCGACGGGTTCTCTCGCCGGTGGCCTGCTCCAGGTGGTGGCGCCGTCCACGGCCATGCTGGCCGGTGTGGTGCTTACCCTGCTGCTGACGGCGCTCGGCTGGTGGGGAGAGGCCCGCCGGGACGGCTCACGTGCGGCAGGGGACCTGGACGTCGGCGTTGTTCCCGGCGCGGAAGGTGCGCCGATAGCTGGTGGGTGTGACGCCGAGCGCCGCCTGTAG
- a CDS encoding GlxA family transcriptional regulator gives MSVREPEHLSSSQRHARDSEFRPHRVVVLALDGLLPFELGIPHRIFGRPKDAEGRYLYEVVTCSVRPPGPVQTDADFSIHVEHGPQALATADTVIVPASYELGPVFDEGVLTDELAAALARIRPGTRIASICTGVYVLAAAGLLEGRPATTHWSDAERFQRLFPRIKVDADVLFIDDGDVLTSAGVAAGIDLCLHMVRRDHGTAIANDVARRTVVPPHRDGGQAQYIHRPVPDPQQATTTTARAWALGRLHEPIQLRDMAEQEAMSVRTFTRRFREEVGVSPGQWLTQQRVERARHLLESTDLSVDQVARDAGFGTAQSMRQHLQAALGVTPTSYRRTFRAGNNADVQVPCRT, from the coding sequence ATGAGCGTGCGTGAGCCGGAGCACCTGAGCTCGAGTCAACGCCACGCGCGTGACTCGGAGTTCCGCCCGCACCGCGTCGTCGTCCTCGCCCTGGACGGGCTGCTCCCGTTCGAGCTGGGCATCCCGCACCGGATCTTCGGGCGCCCCAAGGACGCCGAGGGGCGGTATCTGTACGAGGTCGTCACCTGCTCGGTCCGGCCGCCGGGCCCGGTCCAGACCGACGCCGACTTCTCCATCCACGTCGAACACGGCCCTCAGGCGCTGGCCACCGCCGACACCGTGATCGTCCCGGCGTCGTACGAGCTCGGCCCGGTCTTCGACGAGGGTGTGCTGACCGACGAACTGGCCGCCGCGCTCGCCCGCATCCGCCCCGGCACCCGGATCGCCTCCATCTGCACCGGCGTCTATGTCCTCGCCGCCGCCGGCCTGCTCGAGGGCCGCCCGGCCACCACGCACTGGTCCGACGCCGAGCGCTTCCAGCGGCTGTTCCCGAGGATCAAGGTCGACGCGGACGTGCTGTTCATCGACGACGGCGACGTGCTGACCTCGGCGGGCGTCGCCGCCGGGATCGACCTGTGCCTGCACATGGTCCGCCGTGACCACGGCACGGCGATCGCCAACGACGTGGCCCGCCGCACGGTCGTACCGCCCCACCGCGACGGCGGCCAGGCGCAGTACATCCACCGCCCGGTCCCCGACCCGCAGCAGGCGACCACGACCACCGCCCGTGCCTGGGCCCTGGGCCGCCTCCACGAGCCGATCCAGCTGCGCGACATGGCGGAGCAGGAGGCCATGTCCGTACGGACCTTCACGCGCCGCTTCCGCGAGGAGGTCGGCGTCAGCCCCGGCCAATGGCTCACCCAGCAGCGGGTGGAACGCGCCCGCCACCTCCTGGAGTCCACCGATCTCTCCGTCGACCAGGTCGCCCGGGACGCCGGCTTCGGCACGGCCCAGTCGATGCGGCAGCACCTACAGGCGGCGCTCGGCGTCACACCCACCAGCTATCGGCGCACCTTCCGCGCCGGGAACAACGCCGACGTCCAGGTCCCCTGCCGCACGTGA